The following coding sequences lie in one Alicyclobacillus curvatus genomic window:
- the megL gene encoding methionine gamma-lyase encodes MARSFDTRVIHQPKTAAGERPFGSVTPPIFQTSTFTFDSAEQGRARFAGEESGYIYSRLGNPTTRLLELAIADLEGAEDGLSFGSGMAAISAVLIALVKSGDHILVSRGVYGCTFGLLEMLRDKFAVTFTLADLSDEVSVEAAMQPNTKVIYVETPVNPTMELVDLAACAHIAHKSGATVVVDNTFATPVLQRPIEFGADVVVHSATKYLGGHGDVILGLAVGTEELMAEIRSHTRKDIGGIAAPFDAWLVLRGMKTLALRMDRHVETAIEIASRLSHHPAVQQVYYPGLEDYEQRDLYLRQMSGGGGVIGFIVKGGMSAGMGMMNRLELCERAVSLGETHTLIEHPASMTHTVIPPEIRQQMGIDDGLIRLSTGLEDVDDIWEDLNQALCAVEDR; translated from the coding sequence TGTTATTCATCAACCGAAAACAGCCGCAGGAGAGAGACCTTTTGGTAGTGTAACTCCCCCAATCTTTCAGACTTCCACGTTTACCTTTGACAGCGCTGAACAGGGAAGAGCACGATTCGCAGGGGAGGAAAGCGGTTACATCTATTCGCGGCTAGGCAATCCAACAACACGTCTGCTCGAACTTGCCATCGCTGATTTGGAGGGTGCAGAGGACGGTCTCTCGTTCGGCAGTGGCATGGCGGCCATCTCAGCAGTGCTGATTGCGCTGGTGAAGTCGGGAGATCATATCTTGGTATCCCGTGGCGTGTACGGCTGCACGTTTGGGCTCCTGGAAATGCTGCGAGACAAATTTGCGGTGACGTTTACGCTCGCAGACCTTAGCGACGAAGTATCCGTCGAGGCAGCGATGCAACCGAACACGAAGGTTATCTATGTCGAGACGCCTGTCAACCCAACGATGGAGCTTGTCGATCTCGCTGCCTGCGCCCACATCGCCCACAAATCCGGTGCCACAGTGGTGGTTGACAACACGTTTGCCACACCGGTTCTTCAGCGCCCCATCGAATTCGGAGCTGACGTGGTGGTGCACAGCGCAACAAAGTACCTCGGCGGTCATGGCGACGTGATTCTCGGGCTTGCCGTCGGGACCGAGGAACTCATGGCGGAGATTCGGAGTCACACTCGCAAGGATATTGGTGGTATCGCTGCTCCGTTTGACGCATGGTTGGTCTTGCGTGGGATGAAGACATTGGCGCTGAGAATGGATCGCCATGTGGAAACAGCCATTGAGATAGCCTCGAGACTCAGTCATCATCCGGCAGTACAGCAAGTGTACTACCCAGGACTTGAGGACTACGAGCAAAGGGACCTCTATCTACGGCAGATGAGCGGTGGCGGCGGTGTTATTGGCTTCATTGTTAAAGGCGGCATGTCTGCTGGTATGGGGATGATGAATCGGCTGGAACTGTGTGAGCGAGCCGTCTCTCTTGGAGAGACGCATACTTTGATTGAGCATCCCGCCAGCATGACCCACACGGTCATCCCCCCAGAGATTCGGCAGCAAATGGGCATCGACGACGGCCTCATTCGGTTGTCTACCGGGCTCGAAGACGTGGACGACATCTGGGAGGACCTGAATCAGGCCTTGTGTGCCGTGGAAGACCGCTAA